In the Puniceicoccales bacterium genome, one interval contains:
- a CDS encoding dihydrofolate reductase — protein sequence MAIMININNTSILIWLKAIAAIDDNMTIGINGKLPWKIKEEFDVFKKITTGHSLVMGRKTYESIGKPLPNRHNIVLSRSMQPRDDLTVLHEPEELSAPPNHKLLWVCGGAEIYNMLLAKCSQLIISHVHGSFAGDTFFPKFSHLFKYDSDIYLCDKFVTKVYNNVNCNEPMMKFVLD from the coding sequence ATGGCAATCATGATAAACATCAATAATACATCTATCCTTATATGGCTCAAAGCAATAGCGGCCATCGACGATAATATGACCATCGGCATCAACGGAAAATTACCATGGAAAATAAAAGAAGAATTTGATGTTTTCAAAAAAATCACCACCGGCCATAGCCTGGTAATGGGCAGAAAAACCTACGAATCCATCGGAAAACCATTGCCAAATCGCCATAATATTGTGCTTAGCAGATCGATGCAACCTCGCGATGATCTAACGGTTCTGCATGAACCAGAAGAGCTTAGCGCTCCACCAAATCATAAATTGCTATGGGTTTGCGGCGGCGCTGAAATATATAACATGTTGTTAGCCAAATGTTCCCAATTAATAATCTCCCATGTGCATGGAAGTTTTGCCGGGGATACATTTTTTCCAAAATTTTCGCATTTATTTAAGTATGACAGCGATATATACTTATGCGACAAGTTTGTGACAAAAGTCTATAATAATGTAAATTGCAATGAACCTATGATGAAATTTGTACTTGACTAA
- a CDS encoding LTA synthase family protein: protein MYLWQDRELSGLWVLFRHGFLFDLKIVSAVTLPIFVLPLFLFFWRRAENFLPVCRRVYGYILIVSAIGLSVIDFVYFEEYNDQFNWWILNFLFDDKVAILKTIWSDYPIVKMALITGFISGILCYLYIKLDRCLCCRKLCKASIFCKFAAMVIFVIGFVFALRGTYTRRPLQVLDVAITGNTFLNKLVINPAYALYYLLFRNYWRKSLEEQVKNNLSADHVKESMKFLFGDGIDTTSIDAVLERQASGFQLNPKPKHVFIIVAESMDIWPFLDKYKHLDLVNDLRSVAENGLFVRTFLPMADMTIGAISSQLCNFSYSRLFINHMTVCQKELPYSVGSIFSRLGYETNFFYGGYMSWQNIGNFASGNGFKNVYGGDVMGELTGKEWGIDDDGLFDFVLKKIPKNIPTFNLILNTSNHPPYEVDVDSKSIPRKALTAVVTDDKKIKQLRHAWYANNCIADFVKKADEKFENCLFVITGDHFSRRHINDLSPFYERSCVPLIIYGKNYLTQLKLDFSPVGAHVDIPSTVIELCADPGFSYHTFGKNILDKNSIKEGYGFAAVVFSDGICDSVNGSLYGIPDMPLGNYDSDKIDAAIKRQNAWKELSQWRILFGNNVESIPAKK, encoded by the coding sequence ATGTATTTGTGGCAGGACAGGGAATTGTCAGGTTTGTGGGTACTGTTTCGGCATGGATTTTTGTTTGATTTGAAGATAGTTAGCGCAGTGACTTTGCCTATTTTTGTGCTGCCATTATTTTTATTTTTTTGGCGAAGAGCCGAAAATTTTTTACCAGTTTGTCGTCGGGTATATGGGTATATTTTAATAGTGTCTGCCATTGGGTTGAGTGTGATAGATTTCGTTTATTTCGAAGAATATAACGATCAATTCAATTGGTGGATTTTGAACTTTTTATTCGACGATAAAGTGGCCATACTGAAGACCATATGGAGCGATTATCCGATCGTTAAGATGGCTTTGATCACTGGATTTATATCTGGAATTCTCTGTTATCTTTATATAAAATTAGACAGGTGTCTTTGTTGCAGAAAGCTTTGCAAGGCAAGCATTTTTTGCAAATTTGCAGCCATGGTGATATTTGTGATTGGATTTGTGTTTGCGTTGCGAGGTACTTATACGCGGCGACCGCTCCAAGTACTAGATGTGGCAATAACCGGTAATACTTTTTTAAATAAACTTGTAATTAATCCGGCCTATGCACTATATTATTTGCTGTTTAGAAACTATTGGCGTAAATCTTTGGAGGAGCAAGTAAAAAATAATTTATCGGCAGATCATGTGAAGGAGTCGATGAAGTTTTTATTTGGTGATGGGATTGATACCACGAGTATTGATGCTGTTCTTGAGCGGCAAGCTTCTGGGTTTCAATTAAATCCAAAACCAAAGCATGTGTTTATTATTGTGGCAGAAAGCATGGACATTTGGCCATTTTTAGACAAATATAAACATCTTGATTTGGTGAATGATCTTCGTTCTGTGGCTGAAAATGGGCTTTTTGTGCGGACGTTTTTGCCAATGGCTGACATGACGATTGGGGCCATATCGTCACAGTTATGCAACTTTTCGTATTCACGTTTGTTTATAAACCACATGACCGTATGTCAGAAAGAGTTGCCATATTCCGTTGGCTCAATATTTTCCAGGTTAGGCTATGAAACTAACTTTTTTTATGGTGGATATATGAGTTGGCAGAATATTGGTAACTTTGCATCTGGCAATGGCTTCAAAAATGTATATGGCGGGGATGTTATGGGTGAGCTGACTGGCAAGGAATGGGGCATAGATGATGATGGACTATTCGATTTTGTTCTAAAAAAAATTCCTAAAAATATTCCTACGTTTAATTTGATTTTAAATACATCTAATCATCCTCCCTACGAAGTGGATGTGGATAGCAAAAGTATTCCACGAAAGGCACTTACGGCCGTTGTAACAGATGACAAGAAGATAAAACAGCTACGGCATGCGTGGTATGCTAACAATTGCATCGCGGATTTTGTGAAAAAAGCAGATGAAAAATTTGAAAACTGTTTATTTGTAATAACCGGCGATCATTTTTCTCGCAGGCATATAAATGATCTATCTCCATTCTATGAAAGGAGTTGTGTACCTTTGATCATTTATGGAAAAAATTACTTAACTCAGCTAAAGCTTGATTTTTCACCGGTGGGTGCTCATGTGGATATCCCTTCGACGGTGATTGAATTATGTGCAGATCCTGGGTTTAGCTATCATACTTTTGGAAAAAATATATTGGATAAAAATTCGATAAAGGAGGGCTATGGTTTTGCTGCCGTGGTATTTAGCGACGGCATATGTGATTCTGTTAATGGATCGCTTTACGGAATTCCAGATATGCCATTAGGGAACTATGATAGTGATAAAATCGATGCCGCTATAAAGAGGCAAAATGCATGGAAAGAACTTTCTCAGTGGCGGATTTTGTTTGGCAATAATGTCGAATCTATTCCTGCAAAAAAATGA
- the tuf gene encoding elongation factor Tu: MAKETFVRTKPHVNVGTIGHVDHGKSTLTTALLKVQADKGLAERKSYADVTKGGTVRDSTKTVTIAVSHVEYSSEKRHYAHVDCPGHADFVKNMITGAAQMDGAILVVSAADGPMPQTREHILLARQVGVPNIVVFLNKVDLLDDPELIDLVEMEIRELLSKYEFDGDKIAVIRGSALAALEGKEEGAAAIGKLLDALDSDIEEPVRNIDKPFLMAVEDVFSITGRGTVATGRIERGIIKVGEEIEIVGLGETKKTTCTGVEMFRKLLDEGRAGDNVGLLLRGLEKKDVERGHVIAKPKSITPHTKAKAEIYVLTKDEGGRHTPFVNGYRPQFFFGTADVTGIVTLPENAEMVMPGDNLNVSLELQKAIAMEKGQRFAIREGGRTIGAGRITEIIA, from the coding sequence ATGGCAAAAGAAACATTCGTTAGAACAAAACCGCATGTAAATGTCGGTACTATCGGGCATGTTGATCACGGCAAATCGACGCTCACAACTGCATTGCTTAAGGTCCAGGCAGACAAAGGCTTGGCTGAGCGTAAATCCTATGCAGATGTGACCAAAGGCGGTACAGTCCGTGATTCGACAAAAACAGTTACAATAGCAGTATCGCACGTTGAATATTCAAGCGAAAAGCGACACTATGCTCATGTCGATTGCCCAGGACATGCCGATTTTGTAAAAAATATGATCACCGGAGCCGCTCAAATGGACGGTGCAATTCTAGTCGTGAGTGCAGCCGACGGTCCCATGCCGCAAACACGCGAGCATATACTACTTGCTCGGCAGGTTGGTGTACCAAATATCGTGGTTTTTTTGAATAAAGTAGATCTTCTGGACGACCCAGAACTTATTGATTTGGTTGAAATGGAAATTCGCGAGCTATTGAGTAAATATGAGTTCGATGGAGATAAAATAGCCGTGATACGTGGATCAGCTTTGGCCGCCCTTGAAGGAAAAGAAGAAGGTGCAGCTGCCATTGGAAAACTTTTAGATGCCCTGGATAGTGACATCGAAGAGCCTGTCCGCAATATCGATAAACCGTTTTTAATGGCTGTAGAAGATGTATTTTCGATTACCGGTCGCGGCACCGTTGCCACCGGCCGCATTGAACGAGGCATCATAAAAGTCGGTGAAGAGATTGAAATAGTTGGACTTGGAGAAACGAAAAAAACAACATGTACTGGTGTGGAAATGTTTCGCAAATTGCTAGACGAAGGTCGCGCTGGTGACAATGTGGGACTCTTGCTTCGCGGCCTTGAGAAGAAAGACGTGGAAAGAGGTCATGTCATAGCTAAACCAAAAAGCATTACGCCCCACACCAAAGCAAAGGCTGAAATATATGTGCTAACCAAAGATGAAGGTGGCCGCCATACACCATTTGTCAATGGATATAGACCGCAATTTTTCTTTGGCACTGCAGATGTTACCGGCATTGTAACACTTCCAGAAAATGCTGAAATGGTGATGCCCGGTGATAATTTAAACGTCAGCTTGGAACTACAAAAGGCAATAGCGATGGAAAAAGGCCAAAGATTCGCCATAAGGGAGGGAGGAAGGACCATAGGAGCCGGAAGGATTACAGAAATTATTGCATAA
- a CDS encoding YifB family Mg chelatase-like AAA ATPase — MLAIIQSGAILGIDALPINIEINSGEAGEPRFVLVGLPDAAVKESQGRVYSALANSGFCPPKTRTTANLSPGNIKKEGPLYDLPIALGIIASMNQAVFHSLDKFLIAGELSLSGRTLPVRGAISLGILAKKLGKSIILPEASAEEASLLNDVSVVGVKSLDHAVQFLTGMINIEPKQSNIHEAFGKNMREQNIDFSDVKGQFALRRAVEVAVAGGHNMMMIGSPGSGKSMVAKRIPSIMPDPTISEFLENLRIESLTDVDSLLQQRIFCRPFRSPHHTISDIGLLGGGKIPMPGEISLAHNGVLFLDELPEFKRSTLEVLRQPLEDGTVSISRSAGKITFPCEFMLVAAMNPCPCGHFGNPKVICHCSADRIQKYRSRISGPLLDRIDIHINVKAVQANELVYDMPSESSESIKKRIEAARSVQQERYKGKIINARASNGEMKKYCEMDTNCTKLLESAMAQFSFSARAHSRIIKVARTIADLNLSTKIKEEHLLEAIQYRSLDRN; from the coding sequence ATGCTAGCAATAATACAATCAGGGGCAATTCTTGGTATAGACGCACTGCCGATCAACATCGAAATAAATTCTGGCGAAGCCGGAGAACCGAGATTTGTTCTGGTTGGATTGCCCGATGCGGCGGTCAAAGAATCCCAAGGCAGAGTATATTCCGCTCTGGCTAATTCTGGATTTTGCCCACCAAAAACACGAACCACAGCCAATTTGTCTCCAGGCAATATAAAGAAAGAAGGACCGCTCTATGATTTACCAATCGCACTAGGTATCATCGCGAGCATGAATCAAGCGGTCTTTCACAGCCTGGATAAATTTTTAATAGCCGGCGAACTAAGTTTATCCGGAAGAACATTGCCGGTTCGAGGCGCCATATCTCTCGGAATTTTGGCCAAAAAACTAGGAAAATCCATAATATTACCAGAAGCATCAGCCGAAGAAGCTTCGCTGCTCAACGATGTGAGCGTAGTGGGCGTCAAATCGCTGGACCATGCGGTACAATTTCTCACCGGCATGATAAATATAGAACCAAAACAAAGCAATATCCACGAGGCCTTTGGCAAAAACATGCGCGAACAAAACATAGATTTTTCTGATGTAAAAGGCCAATTTGCCCTGCGTCGCGCAGTGGAAGTGGCCGTGGCTGGGGGTCATAATATGATGATGATAGGCTCGCCAGGATCTGGCAAATCCATGGTAGCAAAGAGAATTCCAAGCATTATGCCAGATCCAACCATCAGTGAATTCCTGGAAAACCTTCGCATAGAATCACTTACTGACGTGGATTCATTGCTACAACAGAGGATATTTTGCCGACCATTCAGATCTCCACATCACACCATAAGCGATATAGGACTACTCGGAGGCGGCAAAATTCCCATGCCTGGCGAAATATCACTGGCTCACAATGGAGTACTATTCCTCGATGAGCTCCCAGAATTCAAAAGATCCACCTTAGAGGTTCTGCGACAACCACTTGAAGACGGAACGGTTTCCATATCGCGAAGCGCCGGAAAAATAACATTTCCCTGCGAATTCATGCTGGTTGCAGCAATGAACCCATGCCCATGTGGACATTTTGGCAATCCAAAAGTCATTTGTCATTGCTCTGCCGACAGGATCCAGAAATATAGATCAAGAATCAGCGGACCACTGCTGGATAGAATTGACATTCATATAAATGTTAAGGCCGTACAAGCCAACGAGTTAGTATACGACATGCCCAGCGAATCCTCGGAAAGCATAAAGAAACGCATCGAAGCAGCAAGGTCAGTTCAGCAAGAAAGATACAAAGGAAAAATAATCAACGCCAGAGCAAGCAATGGAGAAATGAAAAAATATTGCGAAATGGACACAAATTGCACAAAATTGCTCGAGTCGGCCATGGCCCAGTTTTCATTTTCCGCCAGAGCTCATTCTAGAATTATAAAAGTAGCAAGGACGATAGCCGACCTAAATCTATCGACCAAAATAAAAGAAGAACATCTACTGGAGGCAATTCAATATCGATCGCTTGATCGCAATTGA